In a genomic window of Nostoc sp. UHCC 0870:
- a CDS encoding NAD(P)H-quinone oxidoreductase subunit J: protein MADEEVKPVPAETEAIVPAGQISQWLTENGFAHESLTADKNGVEIIKVPPDFLLPIATALYAYGFNYLQFQSGIDLGPGEDLVSVYHLVKVGDNADRPEEIRVKVFLPRENPVVPSVYWIWKTADWQERESYDMFGIIYEGHPNLKRILMPEDWVGWPLRKDYISPDFYELQDAY from the coding sequence GTGGCTGATGAAGAAGTAAAACCAGTTCCCGCAGAGACAGAGGCTATAGTTCCAGCCGGTCAAATTTCCCAGTGGCTGACAGAAAATGGCTTTGCTCATGAGTCTTTGACAGCTGATAAGAACGGCGTAGAGATAATTAAAGTCCCGCCAGATTTCCTGCTTCCTATCGCTACAGCCCTGTACGCTTACGGGTTTAATTATCTCCAGTTTCAATCAGGTATTGACCTTGGGCCAGGAGAGGATTTAGTCAGTGTGTATCACTTGGTGAAAGTGGGTGATAATGCTGACCGACCTGAAGAAATCCGGGTGAAGGTGTTCTTACCACGGGAAAATCCTGTAGTGCCTTCTGTTTACTGGATTTGGAAGACGGCAGATTGGCAGGAACGCGAATCTTACGATATGTTCGGCATTATCTACGAAGGACACCCCAATTTGAAGCGGATTTTGATGCCTGAAGATTGGGTGGGTTGGCCTTTGCGTAAGGATTACATCTCGCCTGATTTCTATGAGTTGCAGGATGCTTATTAG
- the sbcD gene encoding exonuclease subunit SbcD: protein MIKILHLSDIHMGSGFSHGRINPVTGLNTRLEDFVQTLSLCIDRALTDAVDLVLFGGDAFPDATPPPYVQEAFASQFRRLVDANIPTVLLVGNHDQHSQGQGGASLNIYRTLGVPGFVVGDKLTTHHISTPNGKVQIITLPWLTRSTLMTRQETDGLSLAEVNQLLTERLQVVMEGEIRRLDSDVPTVLLAHLMADNATLGAERFLAVGKGFTLPLSLLTRPCFDYVALGHVHRHQNLNKSNNPPVIYPGSIERVDFSEEKEDKGYIMLELERGSAKWEFCPLSVRTFRTLEVDVSKAEEPQGVLIKAIAKHDLEDAVVRLIYKLRSEQIDLIDNSALHSALSAAHTYTIQAELVSQLARPRIPELSASSSIDPMEALKTYLQNREDLKDIAGSMLEAAENLLGTSRK from the coding sequence ATGATTAAAATCCTTCACCTCTCTGACATCCATATGGGAAGCGGTTTTTCCCACGGCAGAATTAATCCAGTTACAGGTTTAAACACGCGACTGGAAGATTTTGTGCAGACTTTATCACTGTGTATTGATCGGGCATTAACGGATGCTGTAGATTTGGTTCTATTCGGTGGGGATGCTTTTCCTGATGCGACACCACCGCCTTATGTACAAGAAGCTTTTGCTAGTCAATTTCGGCGATTGGTCGATGCTAATATTCCAACGGTGTTGTTGGTGGGAAATCATGACCAACATTCCCAAGGACAAGGAGGCGCGAGTTTAAATATTTACCGCACCTTGGGAGTACCAGGTTTTGTAGTTGGGGATAAGTTAACTACTCACCACATCTCTACCCCTAACGGTAAAGTGCAAATAATTACCCTACCTTGGCTTACCCGTTCCACTCTGATGACTCGTCAGGAAACAGACGGTTTATCGCTGGCGGAAGTCAATCAATTGTTAACGGAACGCTTGCAAGTTGTTATGGAAGGGGAAATTCGTCGGCTTGACTCCGATGTGCCTACTGTGCTTTTAGCTCACTTGATGGCTGATAATGCAACTTTAGGGGCTGAACGGTTTTTAGCGGTGGGTAAAGGTTTTACACTACCCTTATCTTTGTTGACTCGTCCTTGTTTTGATTATGTGGCTTTGGGACACGTCCACCGCCATCAAAATTTAAATAAATCTAATAACCCGCCAGTGATTTATCCGGGGAGTATTGAACGGGTAGATTTTAGTGAGGAGAAAGAAGATAAAGGTTATATCATGTTGGAACTGGAACGGGGGAGTGCGAAATGGGAATTTTGCCCTTTATCAGTTCGGACTTTTCGGACTTTAGAAGTAGATGTGTCGAAAGCAGAAGAACCCCAAGGTGTTTTAATCAAGGCGATCGCTAAACATGATTTAGAAGATGCAGTAGTACGGCTAATTTATAAACTTCGTTCCGAACAAATCGATTTGATTGATAACTCTGCCTTACATTCTGCCCTGAGTGCTGCTCATACTTATACTATTCAAGCAGAATTAGTCAGTCAGTTAGCTCGTCCCCGCATTCCTGAGTTGAGTGCTAGCAGTAGCATAGACCCAATGGAAGCACTCAAAACTTACTTACAGAATCGTGAAGACCTCAAAGATATAGCTGGGTCAATGTTAGAAGCCGCAGAAAACTTATTAGGGACTTCGAGAAAATAA
- the dusB gene encoding tRNA dihydrouridine synthase DusB: MLTLSPSLQARLSQPLKIGSFEVKSRVLQSPLSGVTDMVFRRLVRRYAPDSMMYTEMVNATGLHYVKQLPKIMEVDPNERPISIQLFDCRPDFLAEAAIKAVAEGADTIDINMGCPVNKITKNGGGSSLLRQPEVAEAIVREVVKAVNVPVTVKTRIGWNDKEIFILDFAKRMEDAGAQMITVHGRTRAQGYNGNARWEWIARVKETLSIPVIGNGDIFSVEAAVRCLEQTGADGVMCSRGTLGYPFLVGEIDHFLKTGETLPAPTPIQRLECARDHLQALWEYKGDRGVRQARKHMTWYAKGFVGAAELRGQLSLVETVQQGLDLIDRAIEQLTHGYEPMEEAENFQVA, from the coding sequence ATGCTCACACTGTCTCCCAGCCTACAAGCTAGACTTTCTCAACCCCTCAAAATCGGCTCATTTGAAGTCAAAAGCCGAGTTCTTCAGTCGCCTTTATCTGGGGTGACAGATATGGTATTTCGTCGCTTAGTGCGACGCTATGCACCAGATTCAATGATGTACACCGAAATGGTGAATGCTACGGGGTTACACTACGTCAAGCAACTACCCAAAATCATGGAGGTAGACCCCAACGAACGCCCTATCAGCATTCAGTTGTTTGATTGTCGTCCTGATTTCTTAGCGGAAGCAGCCATCAAAGCAGTTGCAGAAGGTGCTGACACTATTGATATAAATATGGGGTGTCCAGTCAATAAAATTACCAAAAATGGTGGCGGTTCTTCCCTGTTGAGACAGCCAGAAGTAGCAGAGGCTATTGTTCGGGAAGTGGTGAAGGCTGTTAATGTACCAGTCACAGTCAAGACGCGTATTGGCTGGAATGACAAAGAAATCTTCATTCTCGATTTTGCCAAGCGCATGGAAGATGCCGGGGCGCAAATGATTACTGTGCATGGACGTACCCGCGCTCAAGGGTACAATGGGAATGCTCGCTGGGAATGGATAGCCCGTGTGAAGGAAACCCTATCTATTCCAGTGATTGGTAATGGGGATATATTTTCAGTAGAAGCGGCTGTAAGATGCTTAGAACAAACTGGTGCTGATGGTGTGATGTGTTCCCGTGGGACTTTGGGTTATCCCTTTTTGGTAGGAGAAATTGACCACTTCTTGAAAACTGGAGAGACATTACCAGCACCAACCCCAATTCAGCGTTTGGAATGCGCCAGAGATCATTTACAAGCCTTATGGGAATATAAAGGCGATCGCGGTGTCCGTCAAGCCCGCAAGCACATGACTTGGTACGCCAAAGGTTTTGTCGGTGCAGCTGAATTGCGGGGACAATTAAGTTTAGTGGAAACAGTACAGCAAGGTTTAGATTTGATTGATAGAGCTATTGAGCAGTTAACTCATGGTTATGAACCAATGGAAGAAGCCGAAAATTTCCAAGTTGCTTAA